A window from Nasonia vitripennis strain AsymCx chromosome 2 unlocalized genomic scaffold, Nvit_psr_1.1 chr2_random0010, whole genome shotgun sequence encodes these proteins:
- the LOC103316800 gene encoding serine/arginine repetitive matrix protein 1-like, which produces MSQQKNTGALEPGVAAENLRRKMSLNHKVSFYHKQGTLNNGHHRSGLRKTEPPLPGVRKAQPTLPRVREAQVPPPPGVRKAQPTLPGVREARVSPLSGVRKAQPTLPGVREAQVPPPPGVRKAQPSMSTKLKAQPPRHAVRTAQPSMSGVRKAEPTLPGVRKAQPTPPGVSRTQSPPRRVLPPGVRDEQSPLRQRLPPGQLVTSIPKHKTLHSTPPHKTRPDLKLSQITLHSALSHNKKVRSTLQDKTLPTTLPRNTQLEKQTPNTLTSSQKENVPRHRQPQLSGSACASGNFNEVTSSFRGSATSILLQQSLTKTENYIEKSSTSLQQIDESRKTIEESTGFNRQKITTLENEVRQNTKGLKQVQEVLKQVNSTIERSAKR; this is translated from the exons ATGAGTCAGCAAAAAAATACTGGAGCGTTGGAGCCTGGTGTTGCTGCCGAAAATCTTCGACGGAAAATGTCACTGAACCATAAGGTCTCTTTCTACCACAAGCAAGGGACTCTGAACAACGGACATCACAGAAGTGGGCTGCGTAAAACTGAACCACCTTTGCCTGGAGTGCGTAAAGCACAACCAACGCTGCCTAGAGTGCGTGAAGCACAAGTGCCTCCTCCGCCTGGAGTGCGTAAAGCACAGCCAACGCTGCCTGGAGTGCGTGAAGCACGAGTGTCTCCTCTGTCTGGAGTGCGTAAAGCACAACCAACGCTGCCTGGAGTGCGTGAAGCACAAGTGCCTCCTCCGCCTGGAGTGCGTAAAGCACAGCCATCTATGTCTACGAAGTTGAAAGCACAGCCACCTCGGCATGCAGTGCGTACAGCACAGCCATCTATGTCTGGAGTGCGTAAAGCAGAGCCAACTCTGCCTGGAGTGCGTAAAGCACAGCCAACTCCGCCTGGAGTAAGTAGAACACAGTCACCTCCTCGTCGAGTACTTCCACCTGGAGTACGTGACGAACAATCACCTCTGCGTCAGCGACTCCCGCCTGGTCAATTGGTAACTTCGATACCGAAACACAAAACATTACACTCTACACCCCCACATAAAACACGACCTGATCTAAAACTCTCACAGATAACACTACATTCAGCACTTTCGCACAATAAAAAAGTTCGTAGTACACTTCAAGATAAGACACTACCTACAACACTCCCACGCAATACACAACTTGAGAAACAGACACCAAATACACTAACATCGTCACAAAAGGAAAATGTACCTCGCCATAGACAGCCTCAGTTATCTGGATCTGCATGCGCATCTGGAAACTTCAATGAAG TTACATCGAGCTTTCGTGGATCAGCCACTTCTATACTTCTACAGCAATCTTTAAcgaaaactgaaaattacaTCGAGAAATCATCGACGTCGttgca ACAGATTGACGAGTCGCGTAAGACAATCGAAGAATCAACTGG GTTTAACCGTCAGAAAATAACAACACTGGAAAATGAAGTGAG ACAAAATACTAAGGGACTCAAGCAAGTTCAAGAAGTTCTGAA ACAAGTAAACAGCACAATCGAGAGGTCAGCAAAGAGGTAA